Proteins found in one Populus alba chromosome 14, ASM523922v2, whole genome shotgun sequence genomic segment:
- the LOC118041729 gene encoding auxin response factor 17, whose protein sequence is MPPPQLTEFSRVDPRFWRACAGSSVQIPAVNSRVYYFPQGHFEQSSSSSVPHSPFLSNLALSKPSIPCQISAVDFLADPVTDEVFTRLLLIPLDNPSSNLPLSFLEPCRSEGEGANDVDDDERKILAFSKILTPSDANNGGGFSVPRFCADSIFPPLNYQAEPPVQTLTVADIHGVSWDFRHIYRGTPRRHLLTTGWSKFVNNKKLIAGDSVVFMRNLKGEMFIGVRRAVKFNNSARWREQISDSGGEVKVKVEEGFSRNWRGRLSQEAVVEAVERAAKGLPFEVVYYPRAGWYSDFVVRAEVVEAALRVFWTAGMRVKMAVETEDSSRMTWFQGTVSGTGLPDCGSWRGSPWRMLQINWDEPEVLQNVERVSPWQVEFVATTLPLQDTSPPMKKLRYPNDSGFLTNGELFFPISDLTNSRTGHMNASMLNYSTFPAGMQGARQDPFSTFSLSHLISENASQVFGDKVFGNNLVPKMKRMPSEMNIGSLQSGDLSPESQSSAHSFGKDFTGNRSFNPKKVGISSIQLFGKIIHMNQPVENGFDSVGFMDNSSKGCNETEGVNALELSLTSSYTELLNKIDVQCQNASAVEACSA, encoded by the exons ATGCCGCCGCCGCAACTGACTGAGTTCAGTCGCGTCGACCCGCGGTTCTGGCGAGCCTGTGCAGGATCCTCCGTTCAAATTCCTGCCGTTAACTCTAGGGTTTACTACTTCCCTCAAGGTCATTTCGAACAATCCTCATCGTCCTCGGTACCTCATTCTCCATTCCTCTCTAATCTCGCTCTCTCTAAACCCTCAATCCCTTGCCAAATCTCCGCCGTTGATTTCCTCGCTGATCCAGTAACTGACGAGGTCTTCACCAGACTTCTCCTTATCCCTCTCGATAACCCCTCCTCTAACCTCCCTCTCTCCTTTCTAGAACCTTGTAGAAGTGAAGGTGAAGGTGCTAATGACGTTGATGATGACGAAAGAAAGATTTTGGCCTTCTCTAAGATTCTAACTCCATCAGATGCGAATAACGGTGGTGGCTTCTCTGTGCCGAGGTTCTGTGCCGACTCGATCTTCCCTCCGTTAAACTACCAGGCGGAGCCTCCGGTCCAGACTCTAACGGTTGCCGATATTCACGGCGTTAGTTGGGATTTCAGGCACATTTATCGAGGTACGCCACGTAGGCACTTGCTAACTACCGGATGGAGTAAGTTTGTTAACAATAAGAAGTTGATTGCGGGAGATTCGGTGGTTTTTATGAGGAATTTGAAGGGAGAGATGTTCATTGGAGTGAGGAGGGCTGTTAAGTTTAATAACAGTGCCAGGTGGAGGGAGCAGATTTCTGACAGCGGTGGAGAGGTGAAAGTGAAGGTGGAGGAGGGGTTTTCAAGGAATTGGAGAGGACGGTTGTCTCAAGAGGCTGTGGTGGAGGCAGTAGAGAGGGCGGCTAAAGGCTTGCCGTTTGAGGTTGTCTACTATCCGAGGGCAGGGTGGTATTCAGATTTTGTGGTGAGGGCTGAAGTGGTGGAAGCTGCACTACGTGTGTTTTGGACTGCTGGGATGAGAGTGAAGATGGCTGTGGAGACTGAGGATTCCTCCAGAATGACTTGGTTTCAGGGGACTGTTTCGGGTACTGGTTTGCCTGACTGTGGTTCATGGCGTGGCTCTCCTTGGCGCATGCTTCAG ATTAATTGGGATGAGCCTGAAGTTCTGCAGAATGTAGAGAGAGTGAGCCCTTGGCAAGTGGAATTTGTTGCAACCACACTGCCACTTCAAGACACATCCCCCCCAATGAAGAAATTGAGATATCCAAATGATTCTGGGTTCCTGACAAATGGAGAACTTTTCTTTCCGATTTCAGACCTAACTAATTCAAGAACGGGGCACATGAATGCTTCAATGTTGAATTACAGTACTTTTCCTGCTGGCATGCAGGGAGCCAGGCAAGATCCTTTTTCCACGTTCAGTTTATCTCACTTAATAAGTGAAAATGCTTCCCAGGTGTTTGGTGACAAGGTCTTTGGAAACAACTTGGTacccaaaatgaaaagaatgccCAGTGAGATGAACATTGGCAGTTTGCAATCTGGGGACTTATCACCTGAGAGCCAGAGTAGTGCACATTCTTTTGGCAAAGACTTTACTGGAAACAGGAGCTTCAACCCCAAAAAGGTTGGAATTAGCTCTATTCAGTTATTTGGTAAGATCATTCACATGAATCAGCCGGTTGAAAATGGTTTTGACAGTGTTGGCTTCATGGACAACAGCAGTAAAGGTTGCAATGAAACTGAGGGTGTTAATGCACTTGAACTTTCACTTACTTCCTCCTATACAGAACTACTTAACAAGATTGATGTCCAATGCCAAAACGCTTCGGCTGTTGAGGCATGTTCTGCATGA
- the LOC118041726 gene encoding uncharacterized protein gives MAISLSYYTLLAPPRLSASFSSKPSITLETKTPSPLHQIPLRLCKPINASLPSSSSPIPINNIKRRSLKTYLAPEDSAPTTNGKEENNEIQEGQKRGPSLKNLMKIYRQAIFYGDEKTILDIEAKVGTIEKEYHEFLQKVSSLSAEITSGKEKYIRLQADFDNFRKRSDKERVNIRSDARGEVIESLLPMVDSFERAKQQIQPETEKEKKIDSSYQGIYKQLVDIMRNLQVAAVPTVGKPFDPSLHEAIAREESQEYKEGIIIQEFRRGFLIGNRLIRPAMVKVSSGPGNKKSSVGTEKRAEQPATAAGMD, from the exons aTGGCTATTTCCCTGTCCTATTACACTCTCTTGGCTCCTCCTCGCCTCTCCGCTTCTTTCTCTTCAAAACCCTCCATAACCCTAGAAACCAAAACCCCATCACCTCTCCACCAAATACCCCTCCGTCTATGCAAACCCATCAACGCCTCCCTTCCCTCCAGCTCCTCTCCAATCCCAATCAACAACATTAAAAGGCGTTCTTTGAAGACTTATCTAGCACCTGAAGACTCTGCACCCACT ACGAATGGGAAGGAGGAGAATAATGAGATTCAAGAAGGTCAGAAACGAGGACCCAGTTTGAAGAACCTTATGAAAATTTACAGGCAGGCTATTTTTTACGGAGATGAGAAGACTATATTGGATATTGAGGCTAAGGTAGGCACCATAGAAAAAGAGTATCATGAATTTCTCCAGAAAGTTTCATCTTTATCCGCTGAGATAACCTCTGGGAAGGAGAAATATATTCGCTTGCAAGcagattttgataattttaggAAAAGGtcagacaaagagagggtcaacATTAGGAGTGATGCCCGGGGAGAAGTGATCGAGAGCCTTCTTCCCATGGTGGACAGTTTTGAGAGAGCAAAGCAACAAATACAACCggaaacagaaaaagaaaagaagattgaTTCAAGTTACCAGGGTATATACAAGCAATTGGTGGATATTATGAGGAACTTGCAGGTGGCTGCAGTGCCAACGGTTGGAAAGCCTTTTGATCCTTCG TTGCATGAGGCCATTGCCCGAGAAGAGTCTCAAGAGTACAAAGAGGGCATTATAATTCAAGAATTCCGTCGTGGATTTCTCATTGGGAATCGGCTAATAAGACCAGCAATGGTTAAAGTTTCTTCTGGGCCTGGAAATAAGAAATCCTCAGTGGGTACCGAGAAACGTGCTGAGCAACCTGCAACAGCTGCTGGAATGGACTAA